From a region of the Sesamum indicum cultivar Zhongzhi No. 13 linkage group LG3, S_indicum_v1.0, whole genome shotgun sequence genome:
- the LOC105158214 gene encoding uncharacterized protein LOC105158214 isoform X2 yields MDYTALTVTCFRNKSTPEIHHRKLITEDLGGNWMNWKMWTLLELDRFHGDGNADQNDASHGECSIALPVLGQTWGMPSYLQNHQVDIVIACCTLHNFIRRYSNDDIIFNEPDEDTPPDMDSFYHRGHPTTSELEAQRTLRDNIALQMWAAHHPNNPQ; encoded by the exons ATGGATTACACC GCCCTCACAGTCACTTGTTTCAGAAATAAAAGTACCCCAGAAATACACCATCGGAAATTGATTACAGAAG ATCTGGGAGGGAATTGGATGAACTGGAAGATGTGGACGTTGCTCGAGCTCGACAGATTTCATGGCGATGGGAATGCAGATCAAAACGATGCCAGCCATGGCGAATGCAGTATTGCGCTTCCAGTGCTTGGTCAGACG TGGGGGATGCCGAGTTACCTTCAAAACCACCAGGTCGATATCGTAATCGCATGTTGCACACTTCATAACTTCATTCGGAGATACAGCAACGATGACATCATATTCAACGAACCGGATGAAGACACTCCTCCTGACATGGATTCCTTTTACCATAGGGGACATCCAACCACTTCTGAGTTAGAAGCGCAACGCACCCTCCGAGATAACATAGCGCTACAAATGTGGGCAGCTCACCATCCAAATAACCCACAATGA
- the LOC105158214 gene encoding uncharacterized protein LOC105158214 isoform X1, translating to MDYTALTVTCFRNKSTPEIHHRKLITEVLAPDLGGNWMNWKMWTLLELDRFHGDGNADQNDASHGECSIALPVLGQTWGMPSYLQNHQVDIVIACCTLHNFIRRYSNDDIIFNEPDEDTPPDMDSFYHRGHPTTSELEAQRTLRDNIALQMWAAHHPNNPQ from the exons ATGGATTACACC GCCCTCACAGTCACTTGTTTCAGAAATAAAAGTACCCCAGAAATACACCATCGGAAATTGATTACAGAAG TTCTTGCACCAGATCTGGGAGGGAATTGGATGAACTGGAAGATGTGGACGTTGCTCGAGCTCGACAGATTTCATGGCGATGGGAATGCAGATCAAAACGATGCCAGCCATGGCGAATGCAGTATTGCGCTTCCAGTGCTTGGTCAGACG TGGGGGATGCCGAGTTACCTTCAAAACCACCAGGTCGATATCGTAATCGCATGTTGCACACTTCATAACTTCATTCGGAGATACAGCAACGATGACATCATATTCAACGAACCGGATGAAGACACTCCTCCTGACATGGATTCCTTTTACCATAGGGGACATCCAACCACTTCTGAGTTAGAAGCGCAACGCACCCTCCGAGATAACATAGCGCTACAAATGTGGGCAGCTCACCATCCAAATAACCCACAATGA